Proteins from a genomic interval of Acetobacterium woodii DSM 1030:
- a CDS encoding pyruvate, water dikinase regulatory protein, with amino-acid sequence MGKLNSIVIFVVSDTPTEIGELLVKAGTSVFENSIREVRFHPFVDDKLSIDYLLDLAKQENGLVVYSFASAELKLHMETESRNRGVPIYDVMGSLVETLRNITGEEPARNLTSSRELDAHYTKKLEAIEFAVKYDDGKNTSNLDQADIILIGVSRTSKTPISIYLANNSYKVANIPLMPEVEPPAELFKISNKKIFGLILDPNHLVNIRSERIRAMGLAGTSNYGSYERVMLELEKAQQLFDKLGCTVIDVTSKAIEEIAAIILANIMRR; translated from the coding sequence GTGGGAAAATTGAATAGCATTGTAATTTTTGTTGTTTCCGATACACCTACCGAAATTGGTGAACTGCTTGTTAAAGCCGGAACAAGCGTATTTGAAAATTCAATTCGGGAAGTGCGTTTTCATCCCTTTGTGGATGATAAATTAAGTATTGATTATCTGTTGGATTTGGCAAAACAGGAAAACGGCTTGGTAGTTTATAGTTTTGCTTCGGCAGAATTAAAGCTGCATATGGAAACCGAGTCCCGAAACAGAGGGGTGCCGATTTATGACGTAATGGGATCATTGGTCGAAACACTCAGAAATATCACCGGTGAAGAACCGGCTCGAAATCTGACCTCCAGTCGTGAGTTAGATGCCCATTATACAAAAAAACTAGAAGCAATTGAGTTTGCCGTAAAATATGATGATGGCAAAAATACTTCGAATCTGGATCAGGCAGATATTATTTTAATCGGCGTATCGCGGACATCAAAAACGCCAATTAGCATCTATTTGGCGAATAACAGCTATAAGGTTGCCAATATCCCATTAATGCCGGAAGTTGAGCCACCAGCAGAATTATTTAAAATATCTAACAAAAAAATATTCGGGTTAATTTTGGACCCCAACCATCTTGTGAATATCCGCTCGGAAAGAATTAGAGCAATGGGACTCGCGGGAACATCAAACTATGGAAGTTACGAACGAGTGATGTTGGAGCTGGAAAAAGCCCAACAGCTTTTCGATAAATTAGGATGTACTGTCATTGACGTCACATCAAAAGCAATTGAAGAAATTGCAGCGATTATACTTGCAAATATAATGAGGAGGTAG
- a CDS encoding helix-hairpin-helix domain-containing protein, producing the protein MDKLDRNKILYILIVLVFLGVFWGWYYFKTTSGAEMNLTGTITQDKENATNSNDTAQIMVYITGEVVKPGVVSIASDTRLVEALDLVGGLTEAADISTLNLARKLQDEEKIHIPTIGEVAQTSNSSESKQVNINTATLEELKTLPGIGDVIAKNIIDYREKNGLFTQLDQLKEVNRIGDKIYDGLIDSITI; encoded by the coding sequence ATGGATAAGCTCGATCGAAATAAAATCCTATACATTCTCATCGTGCTTGTTTTTTTGGGCGTTTTTTGGGGCTGGTACTACTTTAAAACAACAAGTGGTGCTGAAATGAACCTTACCGGGACAATCACACAAGATAAAGAGAATGCCACCAACAGTAATGACACGGCTCAAATCATGGTTTATATTACCGGTGAGGTCGTCAAACCTGGTGTTGTCTCAATCGCGTCAGATACGCGTTTGGTTGAAGCCCTTGATTTGGTTGGAGGATTAACAGAAGCCGCCGATATTAGCACGCTAAATTTGGCGAGAAAACTGCAGGATGAGGAAAAAATCCATATTCCGACCATTGGTGAAGTGGCGCAAACATCAAACAGTAGCGAAAGTAAACAAGTTAATATCAATACCGCAACGCTGGAAGAATTAAAAACGCTTCCCGGAATCGGTGATGTTATTGCTAAAAATATTATTGATTACCGTGAAAAAAATGGTTTATTCACGCAATTAGATCAATTAAAAGAAGTTAATCGAATTGGTGATAAAATATATGATGGCTTAATTGACTCAATAACGATATGA
- a CDS encoding rhodanese-like domain-containing protein codes for MQIIDTRITEQFEAGHLTGAINLPHAMLRSKLNQLSKTVPIITYCNKGITGNATQNILLNHNFKNVYNLSGGYQFYDATKDE; via the coding sequence TTGCAAATTATCGACACGCGAATAACTGAACAATTTGAAGCGGGTCATCTCACCGGTGCGATTAATCTTCCCCATGCGATGCTGCGCTCAAAGCTCAACCAATTAAGCAAAACCGTTCCTATTATTACCTATTGCAATAAAGGTATTACCGGTAACGCTACCCAGAATATTTTACTCAATCACAACTTTAAAAATGTTTATAATCTTTCCGGTGGTTATCAATTTTATGATGCCACTAAGGATGAATAG
- a CDS encoding ArsR/SmtB family transcription factor, translating to MNADDVSVRIFKALGHPVRLQIVKFLLVEPQCVCVLNQLFDYSQANLSQHLKILREAGILDSQKIGVEMHYRVKLKGIEKLIAAMDLTVAEYFNTIDF from the coding sequence ATGAATGCTGATGATGTTTCAGTAAGAATTTTCAAGGCGTTGGGACATCCAGTTCGCTTACAAATCGTAAAATTTCTTTTAGTTGAACCACAATGCGTATGCGTACTCAATCAGTTATTTGATTACAGTCAGGCAAATCTCTCGCAACACTTAAAAATACTCCGAGAAGCGGGAATCCTTGATAGCCAAAAAATCGGGGTAGAGATGCATTACCGGGTAAAATTAAAAGGGATTGAAAAATTAATTGCTGCAATGGATTTAACGGTTGCGGAATATTTTAACACCATTGATTTTTAA
- a CDS encoding FAD-dependent oxidoreductase, translating into MKIIVIGAVAGGTSAAAKARRNNDSADIIIYEKDQDISYSGCGLPYFIGDRVSSVMELTPRSPEFFKSKYAIDIKIRHEVLKIDIPTKTISVKNLETGAIFEDHYDKLIISTGAQAFIPPIKGITNEHVFFLRNVQNALKIKSFIVNQRPKSAVVIGSGFIGFEVMENLMACGIRVTMVERAAKLTPNLDEDMSLYLEKLLSNKDLTILKNANVVEITNQGVLLDDGTLIPGEMIIVATGVKPNVSLAQEAGLLLGVTGAIRVDDRMMTIDTDIYACGDCIETWSTITKKPHYRPLGSTANKTGRICGDNITGGNEIYAGNLSTGIFKIFDISVASTGMSETEALKDGYDIEISHNIKPNQPGYLGGRELLIKAIADRATKKILGVQIIGYEGVDKRLDVFVTLITYGATVDQIFNLDLGYAPPFSTTKDPIHYTGMILDNAINKERKLITPATLKKND; encoded by the coding sequence ATGAAAATTATCGTCATAGGTGCAGTGGCCGGTGGTACTTCTGCGGCAGCCAAAGCCCGTAGGAACAATGATTCAGCAGACATTATTATCTATGAAAAAGATCAGGATATTTCTTATTCCGGGTGTGGACTTCCTTATTTTATTGGCGATCGGGTCTCTTCGGTAATGGAATTAACCCCTCGAAGCCCAGAATTTTTTAAATCAAAATATGCCATTGATATCAAAATTCGCCATGAAGTTTTAAAAATTGATATTCCCACTAAAACGATTAGCGTCAAAAATCTCGAAACCGGGGCTATTTTTGAAGATCATTATGACAAACTCATCATCAGCACCGGAGCCCAGGCCTTTATTCCGCCGATCAAAGGAATCACTAATGAGCATGTATTTTTTCTGAGAAATGTTCAAAATGCTTTAAAAATAAAAAGTTTTATCGTCAATCAACGGCCAAAATCTGCCGTTGTGATCGGGTCCGGGTTTATTGGATTTGAGGTCATGGAAAATTTAATGGCCTGCGGGATCCGTGTGACAATGGTTGAACGTGCTGCTAAGCTCACGCCTAATCTTGATGAGGATATGTCGCTATATCTCGAAAAGTTACTTAGTAACAAAGACTTAACCATTCTTAAAAATGCCAATGTCGTTGAAATCACAAACCAAGGTGTTCTTCTGGATGATGGCACGCTGATTCCCGGAGAAATGATTATTGTTGCCACTGGTGTGAAACCCAATGTCAGCTTAGCCCAAGAAGCCGGTTTATTACTGGGTGTTACTGGTGCAATCCGGGTTGATGATCGGATGATGACCATCGATACCGATATCTACGCTTGTGGCGATTGCATTGAAACGTGGTCGACGATCACCAAAAAACCCCATTACCGACCGCTAGGATCAACGGCCAATAAAACCGGACGGATTTGCGGTGACAATATCACGGGTGGTAATGAGATTTATGCGGGTAATTTGAGTACGGGTATCTTTAAGATCTTTGACATCAGTGTTGCCAGTACCGGTATGTCTGAAACTGAAGCCCTTAAGGACGGTTACGACATCGAAATTTCTCATAATATTAAACCTAATCAACCCGGTTATTTAGGCGGACGCGAACTGTTGATTAAAGCCATTGCTGACCGCGCAACTAAAAAAATCTTAGGCGTACAAATTATTGGCTATGAAGGTGTCGACAAACGTTTAGACGTATTTGTTACCCTGATTACCTATGGTGCTACAGTGGATCAAATTTTCAACCTGGATCTGGGTTATGCTCCGCCATTTTCAACCACTAAAGATCCCATTCATTATACCGGAATGATTTTGGATAATGCCATTAATAAGGAACGAAAGCTTATCACCCCTGCTACGTTAAAAAAAAACGACTAA
- the ppdK gene encoding pyruvate, phosphate dikinase produces the protein MSKKWVYLFKEGNANMKELLGGKGAGLAEMTNIGLPVPGGFTVTTEACTEYYNQDQKLSDEIIGQINDNLAILEKECEKVFGNVDNPLLVSVRSGAKFSMPGMMDTILNLGLNDETVAGIAKSTNNERFAFDSYRRFIQMFGDVVQEISKDKFDDVLDSAKEKNGYKDDTELTADDLKEIVVAYKKIVKEETGKDFPLDPKEQLLMAIEAVFRSWNNNRAISYRNMNDIPHDIGTAVNVQSMVYGNMGDDCGTGVAFTRNPATGQKKLFGEFLINAQGEDVVAGIRTPKDIDELKDIMPDVYKQFHDTAALLENHYKDMQDIEFTIEKSKLFMLQTRTGKRTAAAALRAAVEMVEEGLITKEEAILRLDPLSLDQLLHPTFEAEALKAAELLATGLPASPGAATGKIYFTAEAVCEAVANGEETLLVRKETSPEDIEGMYAANGILTARGGMTSHAAVVARGMGKCCVAGCEMIKVDEAAKKFVVGNQTFTEGDFISLNGSTGNVYKGSIKTVTPELSGHFGQIMKWSDEMRKLKVRTNADTPNDASVAVQFGAEGIGLCRTEHMFFDEHRLPSVRRMILAESSKELREKALAEILPMQKEDFIGIYKAMEGRPVTVRLLDPPLHEFLPKETKDIEALAADMGIAFEDMVTVIHGLEEFNPMLGHRGCRLAITYPEIAEMQTRAIMEAAIEVKEQDGFDVIPEIMIPLIGINEELTYLDKVVRNIAELVKKEKNSDIKYLVGTMMEIPRATLIADQIAETAEFFSFGTNDLTQMTYGFSRDDAGKFITDYKDKGILPNDPFQSIDVEGVGKLVEMGVMLGRKTKPDLKIGVCGEHGGDPKSITFFHNAGLSYVSCSPFRVPIARLAAAQAALNEAKK, from the coding sequence ATGTCAAAAAAATGGGTTTATTTGTTTAAAGAAGGAAATGCTAACATGAAGGAATTGCTGGGAGGTAAAGGTGCCGGGTTGGCGGAGATGACAAACATCGGTTTGCCAGTACCCGGCGGTTTCACCGTTACAACGGAAGCATGTACTGAATACTATAACCAGGATCAAAAACTCTCAGATGAGATTATTGGTCAGATTAACGATAATCTGGCAATTTTAGAAAAAGAATGCGAAAAGGTTTTTGGAAATGTTGATAATCCCTTATTGGTATCCGTTCGTTCAGGCGCAAAATTTTCAATGCCGGGTATGATGGACACCATTCTAAACTTGGGTTTAAATGATGAAACGGTAGCGGGTATTGCAAAATCGACAAATAATGAACGTTTTGCTTTTGACAGCTATCGACGCTTTATCCAAATGTTTGGTGATGTCGTTCAGGAAATCAGTAAAGATAAATTTGATGACGTTTTAGATTCTGCCAAAGAAAAAAATGGTTATAAAGATGACACCGAATTAACAGCAGACGATTTAAAAGAAATTGTTGTCGCATATAAAAAAATCGTTAAAGAAGAAACCGGAAAAGATTTTCCTTTAGATCCGAAAGAACAATTATTAATGGCCATCGAGGCTGTCTTTAGATCATGGAATAATAACCGGGCCATCAGCTATCGAAATATGAATGATATTCCTCATGATATTGGAACCGCGGTTAATGTCCAATCAATGGTTTACGGAAACATGGGCGATGATTGCGGAACGGGTGTTGCTTTTACCCGAAATCCAGCAACCGGACAGAAAAAATTATTTGGTGAGTTTTTAATTAATGCTCAGGGCGAAGATGTTGTTGCCGGAATTCGGACTCCTAAAGATATTGATGAATTAAAAGACATTATGCCGGATGTGTATAAACAATTCCATGATACCGCAGCGTTACTTGAAAATCACTATAAAGATATGCAGGATATTGAATTTACCATTGAAAAAAGCAAACTTTTTATGCTGCAAACCCGAACCGGAAAAAGAACGGCAGCTGCGGCGTTACGCGCAGCGGTAGAGATGGTTGAAGAAGGCCTGATTACCAAAGAAGAAGCAATCTTACGATTAGATCCGTTATCATTGGATCAACTACTTCATCCGACCTTTGAAGCGGAAGCATTAAAAGCCGCTGAACTTCTGGCAACCGGACTTCCGGCTTCCCCAGGAGCAGCAACGGGAAAAATTTATTTTACGGCTGAAGCAGTCTGTGAAGCCGTCGCGAATGGCGAAGAAACATTATTGGTAAGAAAAGAAACATCACCGGAAGATATTGAAGGAATGTATGCCGCCAACGGAATTTTAACAGCGCGCGGCGGAATGACTTCTCATGCGGCGGTTGTTGCCCGAGGGATGGGAAAATGCTGTGTAGCCGGTTGTGAAATGATAAAAGTTGATGAAGCGGCTAAAAAATTTGTCGTTGGCAATCAAACATTTACCGAAGGTGATTTCATTTCGTTAAATGGTAGTACCGGAAATGTCTACAAGGGTAGCATTAAGACGGTGACACCAGAGCTTTCCGGCCATTTTGGACAGATCATGAAATGGTCTGATGAAATGCGAAAACTAAAAGTTCGGACTAATGCCGACACTCCAAATGATGCTTCCGTAGCAGTTCAATTTGGCGCTGAAGGAATTGGTCTTTGTCGAACAGAACACATGTTTTTTGATGAACATCGATTGCCCAGTGTTCGGCGGATGATTCTTGCCGAGTCTTCAAAAGAGCTGCGTGAAAAAGCTTTGGCCGAAATTTTACCAATGCAAAAAGAAGATTTCATTGGCATTTATAAAGCGATGGAAGGACGGCCGGTAACCGTTCGCTTGCTTGATCCGCCATTGCATGAATTCCTTCCGAAAGAAACCAAAGATATTGAAGCGCTGGCAGCCGATATGGGAATCGCTTTTGAAGATATGGTCACCGTTATTCACGGGTTGGAAGAATTTAATCCAATGCTTGGACATCGTGGTTGTCGTTTAGCCATTACTTATCCTGAAATTGCCGAAATGCAAACCCGGGCAATTATGGAAGCCGCTATTGAAGTAAAAGAACAAGATGGTTTTGATGTTATTCCGGAAATTATGATTCCCTTGATTGGAATTAATGAAGAATTAACCTATCTCGATAAGGTCGTCAGAAATATTGCCGAGCTTGTTAAAAAGGAAAAAAATTCGGATATTAAATACCTGGTGGGAACGATGATGGAAATTCCCAGAGCGACACTTATTGCTGATCAGATTGCTGAAACAGCGGAGTTTTTCTCATTTGGAACCAATGACCTGACGCAAATGACTTATGGCTTCTCACGGGATGATGCCGGTAAATTTATTACCGATTATAAAGATAAAGGGATTTTGCCAAATGATCCGTTCCAGAGCATTGATGTCGAAGGAGTTGGAAAACTGGTTGAAATGGGAGTAATGCTTGGTCGTAAAACAAAACCAGACCTCAAGATTGGGGTTTGCGGCGAACATGGTGGTGATCCTAAATCGATTACTTTCTTCCACAATGCCGGTTTAAGTTATGTATCCTGCTCGCCTTTCCGAGTGCCAATTGCTCGTCTGGCAGCTGCACAGGCGGCTTTAAATGAGGCTAAAAAATAG
- a CDS encoding amino acid ABC transporter permease has product MLNETQLWAIFNGTIITLEIAIVAIIFGAVFGVVVALGRISKNKVANAVSWFYIWFFRGTPLLLQLFIGYFAIPIVYLEATGSAFNVDPMICAFVVFSLNATAYLAEIIRAAIESINSGQMEAAKALGMSYRQAMTKIIIPQTFKRLVAPMGNELIMLLKDTSLVSTIALFDLLRTTKTMASATGSWIYYVYAAAIYLFLTTIIQVVFDRMEKKLGVYER; this is encoded by the coding sequence GTGTTAAATGAAACCCAACTATGGGCAATTTTTAATGGAACCATCATCACTCTGGAGATTGCCATTGTAGCAATTATTTTTGGCGCAGTATTTGGGGTCGTGGTTGCTTTGGGGAGAATCTCTAAAAATAAGGTAGCCAATGCCGTATCCTGGTTTTATATTTGGTTTTTTAGAGGAACGCCATTATTGCTGCAATTATTTATTGGTTATTTTGCGATTCCGATTGTTTACCTGGAAGCGACTGGTTCAGCTTTTAATGTCGACCCGATGATTTGTGCTTTTGTGGTCTTTTCACTCAATGCAACCGCTTATCTGGCGGAAATTATTCGTGCGGCGATTGAATCGATCAACAGTGGGCAAATGGAAGCGGCAAAGGCATTAGGAATGAGTTATCGTCAGGCAATGACAAAGATTATTATTCCGCAAACTTTTAAACGATTAGTGGCACCAATGGGGAACGAACTGATTATGCTTTTAAAAGATACCTCGCTGGTATCAACTATTGCACTGTTTGATTTGCTAAGAACAACTAAAACAATGGCAAGTGCTACCGGATCATGGATTTACTATGTTTATGCAGCAGCGATTTATCTATTCTTAACAACGATTATTCAGGTCGTGTTTGATCGGATGGAGAAAAAGCTTGGAGTTTACGAAAGATAG
- a CDS encoding helix-turn-helix transcriptional regulator yields the protein MELTSRQNQIIEIVKERQPVKSNEIAELLNINRATIRPDLKILTMMGILEAKRKVGYHYTGRSLLNILGSYIKTISIMDIQSEATVVEETTSIYDGIITMFTKNAGTLYVVDGKYLSGIVSRKDFIKAMIGRKEVESLPIPMIMTRMPNIIYLEQNESVYDAAYKTMYYEVESLPIVTKEIDEKGRQRLVLIGKVSRTNITRYVVNMGSNAE from the coding sequence ATGGAGTTAACAAGTAGACAAAATCAAATAATCGAAATAGTCAAAGAAAGGCAACCGGTAAAGAGCAATGAAATTGCAGAATTGCTTAATATCAATCGTGCTACCATTCGTCCGGATCTTAAAATTTTAACAATGATGGGGATTCTGGAAGCCAAACGAAAAGTTGGTTATCATTATACCGGACGTTCTTTGTTGAATATTTTGGGAAGCTATATTAAAACAATTAGTATTATGGATATTCAGTCTGAGGCAACGGTTGTTGAAGAGACAACTTCTATTTATGATGGCATCATCACGATGTTCACCAAAAATGCCGGAACATTATATGTTGTTGACGGAAAATATCTATCGGGGATCGTGTCGCGAAAAGACTTTATTAAAGCCATGATCGGCAGAAAAGAAGTAGAATCTTTACCGATTCCAATGATTATGACCAGAATGCCAAATATTATTTATTTAGAACAAAATGAATCGGTTTATGATGCCGCTTACAAAACGATGTATTATGAGGTCGAATCATTACCCATTGTGACGAAAGAAATTGATGAAAAGGGAAGACAACGGTTAGTATTAATCGGAAAGGTTTCCCGAACAAACATTACCCGTTATGTGGTCAATATGGGGAGTAACGCGGAATAA
- the galE gene encoding UDP-glucose 4-epimerase GalE has product MNILVCGGAGYIGSHVVKALVDRGYEVIVLDNFSTGHVGAVPDNVVIRKGDICDQEFLRATFSAHKIDCVMHFCANSLVGESMEQPLKYYRNNVYGTMCLLETMIEKGIKKFVFSSTAAVYGEPEEIPITEETRKNPTNTYGETKLAVEKMLTWVDQAYGLKYMVFRYFNAAGAHPSGAIGEDHDPETHLIPLILKTALKQRDKISIFGNDYPTADGSCIRDYIHVMDIAAAHILGMEKLMAGASSNIYNLGDGQGFSVKEVIAQAKALTEKEIVVEIAERRAGDPARLIASSLKAQKELGWAPAYSDLSNIIKTAWNWHQNHPNGYDA; this is encoded by the coding sequence ATGAATATACTTGTATGTGGCGGAGCTGGATATATTGGTTCACATGTGGTGAAGGCATTGGTGGACCGTGGTTATGAGGTAATTGTTTTGGATAATTTTTCAACTGGACATGTGGGCGCGGTGCCGGATAATGTGGTCATCAGAAAAGGCGATATTTGCGATCAGGAATTCCTCAGAGCAACTTTTTCAGCTCATAAAATTGATTGTGTGATGCATTTTTGCGCCAATTCCCTGGTTGGAGAATCAATGGAACAACCGCTTAAATATTATCGTAATAATGTTTATGGAACAATGTGTTTATTGGAAACAATGATTGAAAAGGGGATCAAAAAGTTTGTATTTTCCTCTACGGCTGCTGTTTATGGGGAACCGGAAGAAATCCCAATTACCGAAGAAACGCGTAAAAATCCGACGAATACCTATGGGGAGACAAAACTGGCAGTTGAAAAAATGCTAACATGGGTAGACCAGGCATATGGATTAAAATATATGGTATTTCGTTATTTTAATGCCGCTGGCGCCCATCCATCGGGAGCAATTGGCGAGGATCATGATCCGGAGACACATTTGATTCCGCTGATTTTAAAAACAGCACTAAAACAGCGAGACAAAATCAGTATCTTTGGCAATGACTATCCGACTGCTGATGGCAGCTGTATTCGCGATTATATTCATGTTATGGATATTGCGGCGGCGCATATTTTAGGGATGGAAAAGCTGATGGCAGGTGCGTCCAGTAATATTTATAATCTTGGCGATGGCCAAGGTTTTTCGGTTAAAGAGGTGATTGCTCAGGCCAAGGCGCTGACTGAAAAGGAGATTGTCGTAGAAATTGCTGAACGACGAGCGGGAGATCCGGCCAGGTTGATTGCTTCATCGCTAAAAGCACAAAAAGAGTTAGGCTGGGCACCAGCATATTCGGATTTAAGCAATATTATCAAAACTGCCTGGAACTGGCATCAAAATCATCCTAATGGTTACGATGCGTAA
- the hisJ gene encoding histidinol-phosphatase HisJ, which translates to MLLANYHVHSDYCDGTNKLEEMVIAGVAAGLTSMGLSSHFPLPFSNDWTMKVENVKNYLDEIKRLKKKYTAIIELYCGMEIDYFIDRQDISDLAKKIIPQLDYNIMSIHTIGKTFGDDVSYIDESQSGFALGIEKYYHGNIQTFIKDYYEGIKNMVITFEPDILGHIDLIKKYNHDHYFFNENERWYQKIVTDCLDGIAKTKTKIEINTGANLRCPGVGRYPSDWIIPEMIKRHIPITIGGDSHSIAGIAYEYKEAETYLKKCGYQEYWMIKKGRWEVQPLGV; encoded by the coding sequence ATGTTACTGGCAAATTATCATGTTCATTCAGATTATTGTGACGGGACCAATAAACTTGAGGAAATGGTTATCGCCGGCGTCGCTGCAGGTCTTACCAGTATGGGTTTATCAAGCCATTTTCCATTGCCATTTAGCAATGATTGGACGATGAAAGTGGAAAATGTTAAAAACTATCTGGATGAAATTAAACGTTTGAAAAAAAAGTATACAGCAATAATTGAACTTTATTGTGGAATGGAAATCGATTATTTTATTGATCGCCAGGACATTAGTGATTTAGCTAAAAAAATTATACCCCAATTGGATTATAACATTATGTCGATTCATACCATCGGAAAAACATTTGGCGATGATGTTTCATATATCGATGAGTCACAGTCAGGTTTTGCCCTGGGAATCGAAAAATATTACCACGGAAACATCCAAACGTTTATTAAAGACTATTATGAGGGTATTAAAAATATGGTCATCACTTTTGAACCCGATATCTTGGGTCACATCGATCTAATCAAAAAATATAATCATGATCATTATTTTTTTAATGAAAATGAACGATGGTATCAAAAAATTGTAACCGATTGTCTGGATGGGATTGCCAAAACTAAAACTAAAATAGAAATTAATACCGGCGCAAACCTGAGATGTCCCGGAGTCGGACGGTACCCATCTGACTGGATCATCCCGGAAATGATAAAACGTCATATCCCAATCACAATTGGTGGTGACAGTCATTCAATCGCCGGAATTGCATATGAATATAAAGAAGCCGAAACCTATTTGAAAAAATGTGGTTATCAAGAATATTGGATGATAAAAAAAGGCCGATGGGAAGTACAGCCTTTGGGAGTGTAG
- a CDS encoding amino acid ABC transporter ATP-binding protein produces the protein MSMVKLVNVRKSFGDLEVLKGVDLEVQQGEVVCILGASGSGKSTMLRCLNHLERITDGEIYIENELSDKRANNKDLMKIDQATLQALCADLGMVFQNFNLFPHLTVIDNVTIAPLIVKKMDKKIAETRALDLLSMVGLSEKKDEYPSRLSGGQQQRVAIARALAMDPKIMMFDEPTSALDPELVGEVLATMRQLAEKGMTMLIVTHEIGFAREVADRVIFMDAGVICEQGTPEEVLLNPKEERTKSFLNKIL, from the coding sequence ATGAGTATGGTAAAATTAGTGAACGTACGCAAATCTTTTGGGGATTTGGAAGTACTTAAAGGTGTTGATCTGGAAGTACAGCAAGGTGAAGTAGTTTGTATACTGGGCGCGAGTGGCTCAGGTAAAAGTACCATGTTACGTTGTCTCAATCATCTGGAACGGATTACCGATGGTGAAATATACATTGAAAATGAACTTTCTGATAAACGTGCCAATAATAAAGATTTAATGAAAATTGATCAGGCGACATTACAAGCTTTGTGTGCCGATTTAGGAATGGTTTTTCAGAATTTCAATTTGTTTCCGCATTTGACAGTTATTGATAATGTTACCATTGCTCCGTTAATAGTCAAAAAGATGGATAAAAAAATAGCTGAAACCAGAGCATTGGATCTTCTGAGTATGGTTGGTCTGTCAGAAAAAAAAGATGAGTACCCCTCGCGATTATCAGGCGGGCAACAGCAACGGGTGGCGATTGCCAGAGCTTTGGCAATGGATCCTAAAATTATGATGTTTGATGAGCCAACGTCAGCTTTAGACCCTGAATTGGTTGGCGAAGTATTGGCGACAATGCGGCAGTTGGCCGAAAAAGGAATGACGATGTTAATCGTCACACATGAAATTGGTTTTGCCAGAGAAGTGGCGGATCGGGTTATTTTTATGGATGCTGGTGTTATTTGTGAACAGGGAACACCGGAAGAAGTACTGCTTAATCCTAAAGAAGAACGAACCAAAAGCTTTCTCAATAAAATATTATAA